The following is a genomic window from Chanos chanos chromosome 1, fChaCha1.1, whole genome shotgun sequence.
agaaagggTGAAATCGGAGTGAGCGTGGCCTGAGCGTCAGACTCACCGTGCTGTGGAAGACGACGCTGTGTCCGTTCCCCCTGCTCTCTATGTGAGTGGCCATGTTAAGGCAGATGGCTCGGTGTCGAATGGTGTCCATCGTCTGTGCGTCAAAGAAGTCGTGCGGTCGAGCTGAAGGAGAAAAGCAACAGAGGGAATagtaagacagaaagaaacGCTGTCCCTATGAtgacaagtaaaaaaaaaaaaaaacaaaaacgacagAGGCAGGAGGGCGGTAGCCTCCATGACTGAAGGAGTGAGAAAATAGGAAAAGAAATCTACGTAAAGAATTCACACAATCAGTTTTAACACGTGTGGAAGTTGTCAGTAATGCTCATGCAAACAAAATGACTCAGGGGTTTGAGTGCTGAAATGATCCATTTGATTTGCTGAGGTTATTTGCCATTTTTCATCTGGAAACAACACAAGTCTGTATAGTGCAGTGCTGAGAAACCTTAAATGATCACAGGTCTAtcagtttttgtctctcttaAGCAGTACTTACAGACCTGTCTGTATAGTGTGCACATGTTACATCAAGACCTGAACTTTCCAGAGATCAGTGAAAACGACACCGTGTCTCAGATCAAAAGTCCTCAGTAATTAGGTCACACTGCCTCAGCCCTCACTTTTCATGCACCACTtaacacaatgcacacacattcaggcTGCATTTGGACACATACTTTCACAGTGTCAAAGGAAACAGTCTTTCTCTTCAGCAAATCACGCTGTGGTGAAAAGACCTAAATGATTTTGACAActaagtcagaaaaaaaaaaccaaacaaaccaaataatGCTAACTTAAGAAATGATTAGCTCTTTTACACAGTTTGCATTTCTCTAGCAAAGAGTCATCAGAAATATCATGTTCTGGCACAACATGTCAATTAGGATGTTTGTCCCGCTAACATCGGTCTGAAAGATGGTGCAATTCTTGCTGACCTGAGATCTGACAAATAGATCTGAGGACATCCTAATAGATAAACTAAAAATATGgttaatgataaaatgaaaaatttagcAAAACACATTATCTCCATTCatcacttgaaaaaaaaaaaaaatcaaccataCTTTGGCCACTGATACAGTAACAtctttccagtgtttttttccacaacagGAGAAATGAAGGGATCTTATATTTATGGAGAAATAAGAGAATGGCCTgatttaacacaaaacaaaacaaaacaaaacaaaaaaagtctcctgttgaacatctttgtttttcccACACATTTGCGTGAGTGTTCATTCAGTAAAAGTGACTGGAAAGAGGCCACACTCATTCAGTGCAGACTGACTGAGCAGATACCCACGGCTGCCTTGCTCAGACACCACAGAGAGCCCAGCCTGTGACTGAAATGCTGATATCTGTGAAATACTCTGTGGCTTCTTCCTACACAgacactttcatttcaaattctgtTCAGATGCTCCACTCTCTGCAGGTTTGCTTTGGTATTTTTCCCATTAATGTTAACATCCCACAGCAGTTGACTTAAATTTACATTTCTGACCTTATACTTGCATCTCCAAAATCTGTTTACATAAATACTcttgtttatggtgtgtgtgtgtgtgtctatgtgtgtgtttctatcacaaaacacattttaacagcaAAATGATCAGTTAGACACAACTGCTATTATGCTCCCTAAGACACGACACAGGCAGCAGAGGTGGAGTGAACTGATGGTATTTATAAGCTCTTGAGTTCTAAGACAGAACCTTCAACCCAAGCTACATATGGACTTCTCTTTTGGCTTTAAAagtacaaaaggaaaaaaatcgtTCTCCCCATCAAATCGTCTGGCAGTCAACACTTCCATCTAACTCTCTGGAGAGATGTGAGGTATCAAAGCATGCCCTGGACAAATGAATCCTCCtcaattcagaaaaaaaaaaaccaaacaaacacactgaccgCTCTGTAGTTCTTCCCtcagtgaagagagaaatgagaatcTCATTAAGCTGGTAATGGGGACTTTGTCTCATTGTTGTCAGCGTCACTCCCGCCAAGTTCAGAGTTTGCCTCCTGACTACTGCTCAGGCCTTTAATATGAACTCATGTTGTCGTTATATGAAGTTTAATGCGAAGTGTCAAGTAAGCAGTCTCACCATGTCAGTGCAGGAGGAGAATTCTGTGGTGAACGACACAAGCACGCCTCTGCCACCACAAGCCACCAGTCAAACTAATAAAGTCCAAATGTAGGCTTGATACTATCTTGGCCAGTGATATCAGAGAAACTATTTATTTGTAAGGAGCTCGCTCAACAGCAGTGAGGTAAATGCTCTGCAGAGTCAttttgatttctctgtgtgataccTGTGTAAGTGGCACTACCAGAGCAGAGTGGAGTAATCTCCTCAGTGCTTTAAGGTAGTCAGGGCTGAGGCAGGGTAGTCAGGTGGAAGTGAGTGGACTGAATGAAGGGAACATAGCCAAAcgcctgagagagtgagtgaaaagcCCAGAAGGCAGCTCAGCACTCTGGTACAAATCTATGGAACAATTCAGCTCTACTGAGTTCTACTTGAAGTGAAAAATTTATAAAGCACacatgaaaaatacacacacacacacgcatgcaaaatGAGTGGGAAACCTACGTAAAGATCTCCTGCGCTTGTTTTTGAGTTTTCTCCTCTTGTTAATGCCTGCTTTGGATGGGGATTCCTCCTTCAGCTTGGCCTGGCTGGACATTTTGGAGGAGTTCTGCTGGCTGAAGTGGGTGGGCACATGACGTGCCAGTCCACCCTGAGATGCAAAGCTAGCATTGCAACCACCCACGACACACTGTGGGAACAAgagtatgtgagacagagagcgagagagagagtgtgggagggaaagagatatagagagatagagagagagacattaattGAAGAGACAAGTTCATTTATGCAGAGCCTTTGACTGGCTGTGATCTGTTGATCCAGAGGTTGGTGTTTTACCTTGAAGGGTTTATCTCCActgtgtgttagcatgtgtCTTTGGAGCCAACTCTGACTGGTAGATGGTGTGTTATACACTTTACAGcctttccacaaacacacaaatacctgaaagacattaaaaaaaagtttgtcagcACATTTGCCACAAAGTGAAAGTTTAGACAGGAAAGCCACATAAAAGTAGTTGGACTAAAATTTGCACCTTACCCTAAAATCTCCtgatgtttaaaacatttagagaaaaGGCTCAGAACATGGTGAGACCACATAATTTACATCAACAATTCCAATTTGGAAAACAAGCACAGACAACTCACGACAGCCTCAGGGTTTTAATAAACggtgtgaaaaatgtgttagATGAATGTTGACTTACAACCACTAAAGGTACAGACAATTCATCAGAGAAAGagcacagtaaaacacagaagatGGACAGAAATATCTGCGGTGCAATGGTGGGGTgaactttgagtgtgtgtgtgtgtgtgtgtgtgtgtgtatgtgaaagagtgagcgagtgagtgggtgagagatacagaaagaaagagagatagagagagagagagagagagagggagagtgccTCACCCCTCCTCGTTGTCCGTCAACATGAATGCTGCGGATGTGTTCTGCCAGGTCGGGACTGGAGCTGAAGCAAACCAGGCACTGGTCCCAGCAGCAGGTGTAGGCCACGTTCTTAGCCGAGGAAGGGGCCGTGCTGGCCTGGCCGTTCATCATGGCTGGTGTGGAGCGGCCGCTGGATGCCGTGCTGTCCATGTCCATCAGAGTACTGCTGACACTGGGGTAACAGACAGGAAGGTTTATGAGAGGGACACCTCTGGACAAAACtgtcttcttaaaaaaaaaaaaaaaaaaaaggtctattTTCTGTTGTTGCTTGCATACAGCAGGTGTTTTGAGTTCTTGGATCAATCCTCATGCTCATTAAGATGAGAATGAGAACTTAGCTTCCTAATGCTGAATATGACTGAGCTGAGAGCTACAGACAGTACAGACTAAGCCTATGATGATATGAAAGTCAATACCAGCTTCACACTCAGCAATGATATTGATTTTGACATACAGCGAGTACCATGTTACGAAAGTGTTACAGAATGTTAATGAACATGTTGTATTTTCAGATTCAACCAAAATTCATAACCAAAGGAGTAAATATAAAAGTTGGGAGTTCAAAAAATAATATTAGGAGAGAAGTTGGGAACAAAGTTAATCTCTCCATGCGTCTCAAACAATCTATTAGGCTGCATGCTGATCTGAGCTCTTCACCTGCCCACCTAGCCAGTAATTAGTTTTGATCAGTAAATGGAAGAATGTAGGCCGGTGAGAATGGAGCAACTACATTTACGTGTTTGTCACTTAATGatcaaaaaaacaataagaataaAACCATCACTGAGTGATAGAGCACTTTCATCCCACATTAAAATGACAAGACAATATGACTGTTTAGCTATAGTACCAAGCGCTACAACAGACATGTATTGCATAAAGTGGGTAATGACCTTCACAAATACGGGTATTTAAACGAAagtacatacataaatataccaCAAGGGATCAGAAACACAGTGGCACTGATTCAGATCCATGTCTGTGAATAAATGTAACGTACAGATGAAATCACTCAGTGAGACCCCATGCATCACTTGGCCTTAAATTAAAACTATAACATACTCACAATGAAGACAGAACAACCAAATTTCCCCTCACCTATCACTAACCGCACACATAACGGTTTCTTTAGTAATGATCACTGTTAATCCTAAATCAAACTCAACAGCAAACAAAGCTTATTCATCTGACATGTTACAGGTAATTTATCGTCACACTAAATTCTCcacagtgaatgtgtttctATATTACTGTGTACCTGACCTACACAAAGTAATCAAAAAGACTGTGAGACAGTCAAACAGTCTGACAGTGATAACATTGGGGATAAATGCCAAAATAAATCATAGGTATAATTTACATTGTCTTATGAAGTATAGAGATATCTGGTTGACCTCTGCCCCCCCACATTCCAAAGCAGTTTGTGGAGGAGCTCCATTACTGGAGAACAAATGGACAAATCTACGGGGAATTTGTTCAGGCTAAGGTTCAGGCCCTGCATTCTGACTCAGAGGAAAGACACATTCACCGTTTTGGATTCCATTCAATCTCATGCCTTGCTGGAGTacaaaaacttaaaaaatgCCAGTAAACTCCTTCACAATGGAGTGAGTATGTAGTCAAACCTAGCGTTTTGGAGAAAAATTTCTGCACCCACATGGGGTTTTTCCCAGTGAAGGGTTAATCTCTGATGCAAAGGtcataaaaatgttgttttttctctctcatcagaTCAGTTACTGTTTTCATGGGAAATCCTGATAATGAAATTTCGCAGGACACACTTTTCTTGCGTGATTCCCCGAGCTCCACAGCCATGGCTGatgtgtaatgtatgtatgaCAGAGGGCTCTTCTCATTCTCTAGACCTGATTGAGTTTCAGAAAACTCACATTTTAAGTCCAAAGACCAAACATGGTTTTGAGAAGAGGTGGAAATTTCAGTATTAGAAGAAACACTGTTTTCCTCCTTTACAGATGACAAAGTAGATCAGGAGCTTTCCAGCCATCAAAAGGACAATCAACAGTATAAATACTGACCTGtcatatcacacacattcatagagAAAGCTGGTGTGGTTTAGAGCATGACCAGTGTGTatgattttaaactgaaaactggATGAACTTCTGGAGGATACAAGGCCACTGTTTTCTTTCGGTTTGAAATCTATTCCTAAttattctctcttctcacatCTACACTTTATCTTTTTCAAATTTTCTGAGCactgtttgattttctgttaCTTTTCAATTGAGCAATAAAAATGTCTGGAAAGGTTTTATTAACATAAAATAGCTGTTTACTAATACTTTACATAATACTCAGCTTCATGTCATCAAAGTGTCTTACATGGTATGAAGAGTAAGTTTGGCCTCAATAATGatgacagttttctttttccaaactaTTGTTAAAAACACATATTGAAAGTGTTTTGCCCCAAAGGTGGTTATGAAAGGTAGTTACTAACATCATAACATGGGTACAAAACGGGTATGATACATGTTTATTACACAGGTAGTACGTTTTGTTGGTGCTCCCTTCAGTTTTGTAGTATTTGAACAGAAAACCTGAACAGCTTTCTACTGAAACACGTCTGTCTGCAGTTTTGTCGAGAGGTGAAGGTTATTTTTATCGACAAACAGCTGGCTATCCCCAAACTTCTGACAGACAGTCAAAAGTATACGTTATTTTTTGCGATGGGTTTTTGGCCACAAACAAAACTCTGGTAAGTGTTCAATCAGAGTTAAAATCTGAGAACTGCATTATCATGCCAAGTTTAGTATCCCAGGTTTGGACAAGATCGTTTGCACACACTTAAAGGCCACATACGACAATAACATGTTAGGAAGATTTCACAAGTTTCTGGGGTGCTTATGTCTTAGCAGGAACTTGCACCTGCTGCTCTGGAAATGCTTTGCCAAGTGGTTCTCATAAGGAGTTCATTGATTTGAACAAAATGAAGTTAAAATTCAAGTTCAGCTCTACTTATGCATGCTGTGTAGACAAGCAACCGAACACAAATGTATTAAGATTAAAAGGAAgtacatttctctctgtaaacCACACCAACCCAATAAAGTCGTTCTATCCTTGACCTTGGTGTAATTGCCTACTTTAGATAACTCTGCGCGCTGCCCATGGCAATGTTTGACCAACATCACATCTCGTCAGTGTCTAACGGGACTTACTGATTAGATGTAATCCAATTATTTTCAGTAATTAAGTGGCAAGGAAATCTATTTCGATCGAAACGTAAAGTCCGCACTCAATTCAACGTGATAATCCATTGTATTCTAAGGACACACGTCACATTAGCAAGTTACCAGTTATCGATCCCTTGTATAAGTGGCTTTGGATCATATAGAAAAGCAATTTGGCACAGACGTTTAAGTCTGTGCTGTTCAGAAAcgattttttaaatctcagtggTTTTAGATTAGTTGGACCGTGCAGCTGGGTTGAGAGCAGGAGATTAATCCTGCTAGCTGTGTCTAAATTAGCTTACATGTTTATGAACCCTGATGAGAAACTCTTATGCAAACTGGACACAGAACATAATATCTCATGTTAAGTCGGGAGCGGTGGTAATTCAGGTACTTTAAACAAACCTGTCCTCAGAGTCCATGCGACTGAGAGGCTCCCCGTCGGATGATGACATTTCCACACTTGCCCGCCTCTTACTGCCATGCTCACTCTCCCCGTTGACATTTTTTTCGGTGGCATCATCGCATGGTTTGCCCTCGTTACAATTGATCGTCGGAGATCCATTTTCGTCCCTTTGTTCCTGTTTCAGCTCTTTCCCTGGGTCGACCGTGCTGTCACTACAGCTGCTTGAGCTTGTTTCCTCAGTACGTCCATCGACCTCGGCGATTCCACTTCCACTATCCGCTTCATCCTCATGGTCCTCTCGAGCTGCTGGCGCCTCGGCGGCAACGTTTTCAATACAGGGTTTCTCGTCCCCTTCCTCCACCTCTTCCCCGCCGTCAGACGGCA
Proteins encoded in this region:
- the LOC115810383 gene encoding zinc finger protein AEBP2-like — translated: MSSSDGEPLSRMDSEDSVSSTLMDMDSTASSGRSTPAMMNGQASTAPSSAKNVAYTCCWDQCLVCFSSSPDLAEHIRSIHVDGQRGGVFVCLWKGCKVYNTPSTSQSWLQRHMLTHSGDKPFKCVVGGCNASFASQGGLARHVPTHFSQQNSSKMSSQAKLKEESPSKAGINKRRKLKNKRRRSLPRPHDFFDAQTMDTIRHRAICLNMATHIESRGNGHSVVFHSTVMARRKEDSGKVKVLLHWTPEDILPDVWVSETDRVQLKTKAVHLSQLPPDTALLLDPNIYRTLPQKRLKRRMFV